AACCACTTCGGCGAGGACGACGTCTCTAACGAGTGATCCCTCGACGCGTTCCGTTTTGAATTTCAAACCTGACTTAAGTCACATACACGCGGTAAAATAATTTAGGCACAGTGTTTTTTGCTGAAGCATACATCGGACGGCTTGATGGATACCCGAACTGCTGCCGGGCAGGCCTTTTCCGACGGGGGCGGGCCGATAGCGGACGTGCTCTGGGCGGTCGCCGAGGCCGACGACTGCGATCCGACCGAGCTGCCGCCGCTCGGTGACGTCATCGACCCCGACGCGTTCGAGCGGCTCGTCGCGGAGTCCTCGTCCCTGGTCCGGATCTCCTTCGCGTACGCCGGCTACGAGGTCGAGGCCTACCCGGACGGCACCGTCCGAATCCGCGACCGTTCGGAGGAGTGAGATGTATCACTTCGTCTGCCACCACTGCGAGGAAGAGGAGACGTTCCGGGAGCTCGATCCGGCCCAGACGGCGTTCAACGAGCACGCGCGGCGGGACCACGAGGCCGTGCTGCGGCGCATCGACCCAACGCCGACGGAGCCGACGTCCGGGGTGGGGAACGGACGCACCGTCGACGGCGACCGCGTCGACTGATCCGGTTCGACCGCACCGACCGACCCGACCACGACTGGCTCTCGCCGACTGTCCGAGCGCGCACCCCGCAGCCGACAGCTTCGAGTGGGTCCGCGGGCAACGTGTTCCGACGTCAGATGGGCACCGAGCGCGAGACCGGGTGGTTCGAGGACGACGGGAGCGACGAGAGTGAGCGCGTCGTCGCCCACGTCGACATGGACTGCTTCTACGCGGCCTGCGAGCGGTTGCGAGAGCCCGCACTGGAGGGCGAGCCGCTGGTCGTGGGCATGGGCTTCGAACCCGGTGAGACCATCGGTGCCGTCGCCACCGCCAGCTACGAGGCCCGCGAGTTCGGCGTCGAGAGCGCGATGGCCATCTCGGAGGCCCTCGATCGCCTCCCGCGGAAGGTCGACGCCGCGAGGGACCCGGACCTCGACGTCGAGGCGGCCGGCTTCTACCGGCCCGTCGACATGGAGTACTACGAGGACGTCAGTAGCGACGTCAAGGCCGTCCTCCGCGAGCGGGCCGACGTCGTCCGCGAGGTCAGCATCGACGAGGCGTACCTGGACGTGACCGACCGGGTCGGCTGGGACGGCGTCCGCGAGTGGGCGGCGGACCTGAAGGCGACCGTGGAGGCCGAGGCGGGCGTCGTCGCGAGCGTCGGCGTCGCCCCGACGATGAGCGCCGCCAAGGTGGCCAGCGACCGGGACAAGCCCGACGGGCTGGTCGTCGTCCGACCCGGCGAGGTCCGGGCGTTCTTCGCCGACCTGCCGGTCGAGGAGGTCCACGGCGTCGGCCCCGTCACGGCCGACGAACTGGGCGAGCTGGGCGTCGAGACCGCCGGCGATCTCGCGACGGCCGATCCGGACCGCCTCGCCGAC
This genomic interval from Halomicrobium urmianum contains the following:
- a CDS encoding HalOD1 output domain-containing protein → MDTRTAAGQAFSDGGGPIADVLWAVAEADDCDPTELPPLGDVIDPDAFERLVAESSSLVRISFAYAGYEVEAYPDGTVRIRDRSEE
- the dinB gene encoding DNA polymerase IV, with translation MGTERETGWFEDDGSDESERVVAHVDMDCFYAACERLREPALEGEPLVVGMGFEPGETIGAVATASYEAREFGVESAMAISEALDRLPRKVDAARDPDLDVEAAGFYRPVDMEYYEDVSSDVKAVLRERADVVREVSIDEAYLDVTDRVGWDGVREWAADLKATVEAEAGVVASVGVAPTMSAAKVASDRDKPDGLVVVRPGEVRAFFADLPVEEVHGVGPVTADELGELGVETAGDLATADPDRLADRFGERGLEIRRFARGEDDREVTPRGRPKSLSRESAFAEPTDDRDAVRDRVRSLADSVADRAASKDVLYQTIGIKVVTPPYDVNTRAHSLPGPVEDPGLLAEVALDLLEEFDGERVRKAGVRVSKLSFTEGEQASLTGWEGAGDGADEAATGEKATDDEKGETDESDAAAASLDRWSDGDGDDAGGAAAGDSESDREGQSTLGDF